CTAGGTGCCAAATCTAGCGTCGATACCAAGACCGGCAGCTTCGACAACAAGAACATCGTGCAGGTCGCGCAGGAGGTCTGGGCCCCTTACGGCGCAGGCGTCAAGGTGGTCGGCCAGGTCGATATGACGCCGTTCGACAAGCTGCAGAACAATACTGGCGAGCCGGTCTGGGACTTCTGCGAGCGCATCGCACGCGACCGGTGCGCGCGATTGGCCTGCGATGCCTTCGGCAACTTCCTGCTGATCGGCGAGCACACCGGCAACGTCGTCGGGGGACTGGTCGAGGGCAAGAACATCCTGTCGTGCCAGTGCATCATCGACAGCACTATGGTGTTCGAGACCTACGACGTTCGCGGCAGCTCGCAGGCCAGCGACGATCACAACATGACCGATGCCAGCGAGCAGCAAGCGGTCCAGAACACAAGCATCAAAAACGTTCTCTATAGCAAGCTGATCACGCCGATTGAGGAGTCGGTCAAGTCGCAAGGGGAGATGAAGCTGCGGGCGGATTTCGAGCAGCGCATCCACGACGGCCAACAAATCCAGGCGACCATCACCGTGCAGGGCTGGCTGCGCGAAGGCGTCGCGCTCTGGCAGGAGGGCGATCACGTCCACGTCTACTCGCCGATGGCGATGCTCAACGAAGAGCTGGCAATCCAGCAAGTCGTCTTCATGCAGGACGACAAGCGGGGCAGCGTGACGGTGCTCACCTGCGTCAATCCGGCGTTCCTGAACGCGCACCCGACCTACAATGTCGGTCCGACCAACACGTCAAACGCACCCAGCACTCCTAGTTCATCCTCGAACTCGTCGACCATCTCAGTTTGAAGGAAGCGCATATGCACCGTGCCACACCGCTCAACAGTTCGTTGCGCAGCTATTCCGCTGGCGGCGCGCGCGGCGTTGTCGATCAAGTCGATGACTCCAAGTTTTTGCAGGAGATGGCCGGAAACTTCATGCACAACGAGTCGCGCAAGGGCTGCGAGGCTCCGCAGAACTATGGTTTCACGTCCGTGGTGTTCGACGCCGAGAAGGATGCGCAGGGCAAGATCAAGTCCGCCGCCGAGCACTTCACCAGTTTCATGGGCGGCAGCCGCTCTTTCCCCATCGCGCTCATGGATGATCGCCGCCACCGGCTCTTTAAACTGGAGAAAGGCGACACCGCGATGTTTCGCGGACGCGGCGACAAGCAGCAATTCCACATGACGCAAGACGGCGGCTTCTGGACCGCTCCGCAGGACAAGACCGTTCGCATGCACCTGGTCCAGCAGGACAGCGAGAGCAATGCGACGATGGACCAGGGCGGCCAGGGCAGCGGTTCCGGTGGCTTGGGTGGCGGGGCTGGCGTCGCGGCATTTGACGCGAGCGGCGGCGGTTCGGACAGCCAGCAAGGCGGCCAGCAGCAACAGCAGAAGCGCGGACAGGAGGCGCTCTACAAGGATGGCAAGAAGTCGCCGTTGTTCGTCGAGGTCACAAAGGACAAGACGCGCATGGGCGGCAACCAGTGTCACCTCGCACTCGCCGATGGCAACACCTACCTGCATTGCCATACCGACAAGCAGGTCTACGTCGGCGCGGAAGCGGGCAAAGCGTCGTTCGATTATCTCGTCACGCTGTCCGGCCCGTGCGTCAACTCGCTCGGCAAGATCGGGTGACGCATGCCAGCGGGCTACAACGTCCCTGACATCCGGCTCGTCCAGAACAATGTCTTTCCGCAATACTCTGTCACAGTTGATTGGTCGCTGCTCCCCAATGGCACGCTTGACGATACCCAGGCGCTGGCAACGGCAGTCATCGTCGCGCTCGGCACCAACGCACTGGCTGGTCCGAACGACGATCTGCCCGACCCGGATTCCACCGACCGCATGGGATGGTGGGGCGATCTCGACGCGCAGGCGATCTGGGGCGGTTGGCCCATCGGATCGAAGCTATGGCTGCTCAGGCGATCCAAGATCACGCCAGCGGCGGCGCGGCAGGGCTCAACCCTGGTCGTGGTCGAGAACTACATCCGAATGGCGATCCAACCGTTCGTCGACCGCAAGATTTGTTCGGGTTTCGACGTTTGGGTCACTAGGGTCGATCCTCAACGCATTGATGCCTTGCTGCGCATTTATCGCGGGCCGCTGCCCGAGATTGAGTTGCGCTATGCCGTTCTCTGGGATGCGATGGTGAACCGCTGATGCCTTGGTCAACGCCAGCTCTCCGTGATGTTCGTTCGCTGGTTCGCGATGCGGTTAACGCCTCGCTGCCAGGGGCCGATGCGAACGTACCAAACAGCGTGTTGCGTGTGTTATCGGACAACCAGGGTGCGCTTTGTCATCTGACGCTGCAATATATCGATTGGCTGGCGCTGCAGCTGCTGCCTGATACCGCAGAGACCGAATGGCTCGACCGCCACGGGCAAATCTGGCTGGTCAACTCAGACGGCTCGACCGGCCGCAAGATGGCTACGCTGGCGCAGGGTACCGCTAGCTTCCAGGGCACCACGGGCGGCGGGCTGATCCCGACCGGCACCCTATTGCAAAGTGCGCTGGGGATTCCGCCTGGCTCGGACTCACCAAACACCGTCGTCAGTTACGAGCTGCTGGACGATGTCGTCGTCTCGACTGCTACGGCGTCCACCGGCAATATCCGTTGCCTCGATGCCGGATCGTTCGGCAACCTGCCGACCGGGTCCGTTCTGTCGATGCCACAAACCATCGCTGGCGCGAGCCAGTTCGCGGAAGTGCTTGAACTGAACGGAGGCGCGGACCCCGAGACCGACGACCAGCTTCGGGCGCGTATCCTGCGCCGCATCCGCCAGCCTCCGATGGGCGGCGCGGCTTATGACTACGAGGCGTGGGCGCTCGCGGTCCCCGGCGTCACGCGGGCGTGGTGTGCGCCGCTGGAGATGGGCATCGGCACGGTCACCATCCGCTTTATGATGGACGATCTGCGCGCCAGCAACGGCGGCTTTCCGCTTCCTGCCGACATCACTGCGGTCAAAGCTTACATCGACCAGATGCGACCGGTGGCCGTCAAAGATGTCTTCGTTGAAGCACCGATCCCCTATCCGATCAATCTGCGGATCTCCTATCTCGATTGGGACGACGGCTCGACACGCGCATCCATCACGCAAAGCCTGCTGCATGAATTCTTCGTCCGGGCATCTCCCGGTCAGCTCTGGTATCGGTCGTGGTCGGACGAAGGCATTGCCAACGGGGTTGGCGTCAACGCCTATGACCTGGTTGCCAGCGACACGCCAATGCCAGCACCTGGCTACATGCCGGTGCTCGGTGACATAACCTACGGTTAGCGCGATGTCTGACCGGCACATCCGCCGCGCCGGGAGCGACTATCGAGACGCCTTTCTTGAGCTGCTGCCCAACGGCCAGGCATGGCCGAAGCATTCCATCGACAGCGTGCTGTGGCAGGCCTGCGATGGGTTGTGCGACTACTGGGGTTTCGTTGATGGTCGCGCGGCCGATCTCTTGGAGACGGAGAGCGACCCGCGCCTGACGCTTGAGCTGCTGCCTGACTGGGAGCGCAATTGGGGCCTGCCTGACGAGTGCCTGAAAGACCCGCCGACCTCGCTCGCCGACCGCCGCGCGGCGCTGCTTGCTAAGATGACCTTGTTAGGCGCTCAGTCGCGCCAGTTCATGATCGAGGTGGCCAAGGCCTACGGCTACGACATCACGATCACTGAATATGCGCCCTACATGACCGGCGTTTCGCGAGTAGGAGATACTCGTTGGTACAACGAGGGCGATCCCGACCATTATCGCTGGTATCTCGGCCCGCCGGAGATGCGGTTTTTTTGGACCGTGCACGTCAACGCGACCAAGATGACCCGCTTCCACGTCAACAGCAGCCAGTGCGGTATCGACCGGCTGTTGAAGATCTGGCTGGCCGACGATCTCGAATGCATCCTCGACAAGATCAAGCCAGCGCAGACCAACATCATCTACGACTACTCGCCGATGGATTCGCTCGACTTCAGTCAGCGGTACAACACCGAATACCTCGCGCTCGGGATTATGTGAGATGGCCGACAACAAACAGATCAAGGATGGTCTCGGCAACCTCTTCACCATCCGCATGCACGACCTGACGCAGGTCCAAGACGGCAGCCTGCAGCGCTCGATGGTGTTCTCGACGTTGCTGCCAGTCGACTATACGAGCGGCGGTGCCTTTCAGCGCACCTCCAGAAGCAACATCATGGCGGCGGGTGCAGCCGCGCAGTCGCCAATCTACTCGTTCTGGTGGCCGTCAGCGACGACGCTGGCGCTGGTCCGGCGCATTCGCATCTCGGCATGGAGCGACAGCGTCGGTTTCACGGCGGGGCTGGCGATCTTCAATCTGCTGACGTTGCGCCAGTTTCTCGCCGAGATGACGCCCGGTCTGGTCAGCGACCTTACCGGCAATTCGGCCAAGCTGCGCACCTCGATGGTGACATCGCAGGCGTCAATCGTGCATTCGGACACCGCGCCATTGACCGGTGGCACCTACACCGCCGATCCCGGCGCGACCGATATCTGGGTCGGTAGTGTGGGGGCCAATGCTTTCACACCGTTTGCTGCCGCTCCTGTGAAGCTGTTCGAGAAGCTGCAGGGCGAGATGCCGTTGCTGTTTGCGCAGTACGAAGGGTTCATGATCACCGCCACGGTGCCAGCCACTGGCACATGGCGTTTTGCCGTCACGACCGAGTGGGATGAGCTTCCGCCGACCGCCGGATATTGAGGGGACATCACCGTGCAATACAATCAGCCGCTCGACCAACCGTCCAATCCCAACGCGCCCTATATCGACGGCAATCCGGCGGCGGGCATCCAAGGCTCCATCGTTCCGGCCGCCTCCATCGAGTACGATCAGCGCGAGGTCATCGAGGTCATCACCCGCGCCAATGTGCGCGGTTACTTCGACTTCTCCAACACGCCGTGCGCGATCCCGGCCAACTCCGATCTGACTCAACTGCGAAAGGCGATCGAAGGCTTCATCACATCGCAGAGTTGGATCATCGATAAGGTCTTGACCAAGACCGTGCATGGACCCGGAGCGGATTTCGCCGATCTGAACGCGGCGATTTATTGGCTGTCGCACTATCGGATCACGACCAAGGGGTTTGTGCACTTCAACATCGCTGGGGCCACGTCTGGCACGGCGCAGATGTTCACCTATACCCAGACGGTGAACCTCATCCATCCCGACCTCCTCTATACCGACTGGAATGGGGCTCCGTTGATCGGCGCACCGCCCAACGTGAATGACTTTCAATTCACCGGTTTTTCCAACAGGACGGTGGATGCCAACGCCCATCTGGCGATGCTTCGAACGAGACTGGGAACAGAGCTGCGCTTCGTGACCGGCGCTCAGTTTAACATCGGCTCCTCGACGTCACTCAGAACGCTATTGATAAGCAATGACGGCTCGACGGTCCAGCTCTTGGTGTTGAACGGTGGCATCCCCGGTCTCTACAACATGGCGGTCCACGGAGCGCAGGCCTTTGGCATCGTGCTCAACATGTGCAACGCGTGGACCAGCGGGACATGGGTGTCCGCCTCCGGCACGGTGAACGGTGACGCGTGGGAGTTGCAAGGTGATCTGAGCTTGGCGGCGACGCAGACGATTGGCGCTGGAAGTGCACACGGAATTACGATGCAGCCGGGCACATGCATCAGACAGGGTGGGGCCTTCAAGTGGGTCTCCAAAGGATGCGACACTGGCGTCGTTATGATCACTGGCTCATCCGCCTCGCTTCAGGGCTGTATGTTTCAGAACTGTGGGACCGGCATCAGTTGTGACAGCTCTTTTGCCAATGCTTACAGCTCATCCTATTCGGGCAACACGACCGACATCTATTGCGCCCACAGCGGTCACGTGGTCGCCGTTGGTGGCACCGGCATCACTTCCACTTCTCCGGCGCTCAACGCCCTCGGCAATGCCAATGGCATGATCAGCTACTAGGAGAGCAAAGATGCAACTGCTCTATAGCGTCAACGGTGTAGTCGTAGCCGTCCACGACAGCGCACTGAATGTGTCGTCGTCTAGCTATGGCACTGATGTTCGGATCATTCCATACGACCAACCGTTGAGCACGCTTGAGCGTATTGGACCTGAGCCAGAACCGCCTCCAGCAGTGCCGCCAGATGGGCGACCCACGGTGATGCTGCGGCCGGACACGCGGCCATATGCCGAGCCGCCACCGACGCCTGACATCTTGAAGCATTTCTCGGGTCAAGTGCGATGGGAGACCGCTACGGCTGGGATCATGATTAGTGGCGTTCCGGCCAATACTGATCGCATCAGCCAGACGTTGGTCAGCAGCCTCGCGCAGTACGCCGCCACCATCGATCGGAATGATCCAATAGATTTTACTCAGGCAGGTGTCGCGTACAGGATCACCGCGCAGGACGCCATCGACATGAATACCCAGATAGCGGCGCTGGTCCAGCAATGCCACACGATCGAGGCTCAGTGTCTAACCGATCTCAATTCCGGCTCCCCGACGATCCTGACTTATGAGGACGTAGAGGCGAGGTTCTCTGGTCTGCGCGCGAAGACCCTGCGCTTTGGAAAGCAGTAAGCGATGGCCGGTCCGTCCTACTACAGCGGTGTGATGAACATCGCGAAGAATGAGGATTGGATCGTCCCCTTCGTCTACGGCACGGTCGATCCAACCGGGGCCAACTTCACACCCATCGATCTCACCGGCTCGACCTTGAAGCTCGAAATCCGCACGCAAGAGATCGACCATGAAGCGTTGGTGTCGGTATTCTCGCCGGACGGCGGCATCTTCATCACCAACGCCGCGCAGGGCCAGTTTCAAATCCTGATCAATCGGCTGCATCTCACGCATCTCGCAGCGGGACAATACTTCACCGATCTCGTGCGGCTGATGCCGAATGGCTATCAGGAGCGCATCTGGGAAGGCACAGCCTATGTTGTTGAAGGGACGAGCCGCTGATGGCTGAGCCGCTGTTCGATCTCGCGGAAGGCACGCCGCGCATCACGCTCGCGACGTACGCACCGAGCGACACGCAGCTCGGCGTGCCGCAGGTCGGCCCGATGGGGCCGCAGGGTGCGCAGGGTGTGGCTGGACCTTCAGGACCGCCGGGGCCGCCCGGCGGATCAGGCGCACAGGGCTTGATGGGACCGCCCGGCGAGCAAGGACCGGTCGGTGCGACGGGTCCAACCGGGCCAAAGGGCGATCCCGGACCGCAGGGCGTGCCCGGCCCTCCGGGCGGCTTGGGCGAAGCGCCGACTGACGGCAAGAGCTATGGGCGCATGAGCGCAGCGTGGGCGCAGGTGCTCGGCATCTCTGGCGGCACTCTCACGGGTGCGCTGATCCTGAACGCTGACCCGACTGTGGCGCTCGGTGCGGCGACCAAGCAATATGTCGATACGCATCTGACCGGCGGCGGGTCCGTGCGCTATGACGTGGCGCAGAGTCTGACAGCGGCGCAACAGACGCAAGGTCGGCTCAATCTCGGCATCAACCAGACGACGCAGTTGCCCGCGAACTGCGATTTCAACACAATCAAGAACCCCGGTGCCTATCACACCCAAGACCAAAACTCCGCGAACGTGCCGGTCGGTGGGCGGCACTGGTATCTGCAAGTGTTCGTGTATTACGACGCGACGACCGGCTACACCTTGCAGCGCGTTACTTATCTCGATACCGCGCCCGCGATCACCTTCGAACGCATCCAGGCTGGAGGTGCGTGGCAGGCGTGGCGGCAAGTGCTCTACACCGACAATGGTCTTCCGCTGACTGGAGGCACCATCACTGGCGCTCTGACGGTCAACGGCGCGTTCTATGAAAATGGTGGGGAGTTCACCTCTAGAACGGCGTCTGGCAACCAAGCCCGCTTGATGGCACCGGGTGGCAACAACTCTGTGCTGCTCCGGAACGACGCCAGCAATTTTTACATCATGGCCACCAACAACGGTGACCCATGGGGTGGCTGGAATGCGCTGCGGCCATTCTCTTTCGATATGTCAAACGGCAACGTGAACTTGGGCCACAGCGTCAGCGTTGGCGGCAATTTAACGGTCAACAATTATCTGACGGTCAGTGGCGATTGCACGCACGGCGGCAGCATACAGATCAGCGGCGGCCTCACCGCCAACAGCAAGATCAATAGCGGCCATAGTTACTCGACCAAGACCGGCATTTCGGGCGGCTATCAGAGCTACGGCCAGAACGTTTCGTGGGACGGCACCTTTGTTCATATGTGGATTGATAATGTCGATATCGCGCTTTCTGGTACGCGGCCATCTGATCCGCGCCTCAAGCGCGAGGTGCAGCCGCTCGATGGCAGCGGGCTCGGTCGTGTCAAAGAGTTGAAGCCGGTCAGCTTCCGCTGGAAGGACGTCGGCATCTTCAAGGATGACGGCAAGCAGCACGTTGGCCTGATGGCCGACAACGTTCAAGATGTGTTGCCCGATGCGGTCGTTGGTTCGTTACGCGCATTGACAGCAGATGGCGACATCCAACCCGCGAGCATCGATGCGATGCCGCTGGTGGCGCTGCTGGTCAAGGCTGTGCAGGAATTGACCGCGAAGGTGGAAGCGCTGGAGGCCGCACGATGAGCATCCAGCCCGTCATTCTTCAGGTGCCGCAGACCGGACCCGCGGGGCCGCAGGGGCCTCCTGGACCGCAGGGACCTTCAGGACCGCCGGGGCCGCCCGGCGGATCAGGCGCGCAAGGGATTCCGGGACCGCAGGGCGATCAGGGTCCGGTCGGTCCGATTGGCCCGCAAGGCGTAAAGGGCGACCAAGGCGATACCGGCCCGCAGGGCGTGCCCGGCGAGGTACAGGAAGCCCCGACCGATGGTCAGACTTATGGGCGCAAGAACAGCGCGTGGATCGCCATCACCTCTGGTTCGACGGTCTATGTTTCCGACACGCCACCGACAGGCGCACCGGACAAGAGCCTGTGGTGGAATTCGACCAACGGCCTGCTCTATGTGCTCTACAACGACGGCGACAGCACTGCGTGGGTGGTGGCGTTCAATCCAGTCGCCGGAACGTCGGTGCCTGCCATCGCCGACGCCGCGCCGCCGACGACTGGCTTGCCTGGCTCGCTGTGGTGGAATTCGACGAACGGCACGCTTTACGTGCTCTACAACGACGGTGACAGCGTCCAATGGGTGACGGCCAATCCGAGCGCTGCGCTCACCGGGATGCTGCGCTATGACGTGGCGCAGACGCTGACAGCAGCGCAACAGGCGCAGGCACGATCCAACCTGTACGCTGCGCCGTTCGACGTGATGGCATTTTCAGGAATGCAAGTGAACGGCTCATGCGAAATTAGTCAGGAACTAGGCGCAGGATCGCGGACTTTTGCCGCTGGAAATGCTTACGCTATGGATGGATGGGCCGTTGGAGTGTCTGGCCCCGCTGTTGTATCAGGAGCGCAAGTTGCCGATCGGCCTCCGGGTTTTTTCAATTCGATTAAGATCACGGTGACGACGGCTGATGCAGCTCCTGCGGCGAGCGATGCACTGATTTTGTTTCAGACAATCGAAGGTTATCGGGTCGAACGACTGGCTTTTGGCACGGCCAGTGCTCAACCGCTATCAATAGGTTTTTGGACGAAGATACATCGTCCCGGCACTTATTCCGGATCGATCAGAAACGCGGCGCAAAATCGCTCCTATCCATTTTCGTTTGTGCAAAATGTCGCTGATGTCTGGGAATTCAAGACCGCAACTATTCCCGGCGATGTAACCGGGACGTGGGCTGGCTCAAACAATCCTAGCTTGCTCGTGATTTTCGCGATCATGGCTGGTTCAACTTATCTTGCTGCCGCAGGCGCGTGGGCCGCTGGAAACTACTACGGCGTAACAGGTACGGCCAACGGAGCCGCAGCAACGTCCGATATTTTCCAGATCACTGGCCTTGTCGTGTTGCCCGGCGTCGAGCTTCCATCAGCAGCGCGTGCTCCATTCATCATGCGGACCGCCGATCAAGAGCAGGTCCTAAGTCAACGCTATTACGAAAGGGTATTCATCAAATCCGTAACCAACGGCGGATATTTTGGCGGCACGTGGCCGCATAAAACCGCCAAGCGCACTACACCAACGTTCAGCTATACCGACAGCGTGGGAGCCGTTGGAAAAATCCAAACATCTGTTGGAGGAAATGGCCAAACGGTTACGGGCGGTGGCATAAGTTCAGATCCGATTTCTGTGAGTGCCGATTTAAACTATTCCGGTACAGCTGGCACTTGGGTTGCCTTCTGGGCGCAATCAGACGCGAGGATGTGATGGGCCTGAATTTTCCCAACGCTCCAACCGTCGGCCAGCTCTATCCGCAACCGGCCGTCGCTGGTGTGCCGGTGTTTCGCTGGAATGGTTCGGCGTGGGACACGCAGGGACCGGCGATGGACGGGTCGGTGCATTGGGATGCACCGCAGACGTTGACTGATCCACAACGCGCGCAGGCGCGAGCGAATGTGTTTGCAGCGCCGTTCGACGTGATGGCGTTTTCAGGAATGCAAATCAATGGCTCTGGCGAAATCAGTCTGGAGCGAGCGAGCAATTCCTTCGTTCCGGCGGTTGCTAGTACTGTTTACGTTCAAGATGGCTGGAAATTTTATTTTACTAGCGCACCTTTGGTGATGGGTTGTTTCCCTGCCAATGGTCCGGGGCCGCCGTTGGCAGGATTTTCGAATTGCATCTCGATCGACTGTTCGACTGGCAAGGCCACGCTGGCGGCGGGCGATCGAATCATTCTCGATAACATGATCGAAGGATACAGGGTGGCCCGGCTCGGCTGGGGCGCAGCGAACGCGCAGCCCGTCTCGATTGGATTTTGGGTGACAGCCACGATTCCCGGCACGATGGCGGTGACGATCACAAACAGCGCCGCTAATCGCGCCTATGTCAGCAACGTCGTCATCAACTCCGCCAACGTATGGGAGTACAAGACGCTGACCGTGCCGGGCGACGTGACCGGGACGTGGGACAGGATCAACGGCGCTGGCATGATCATCCGGTTCGGCTTCGGCTCCGGTTCGATTTACCAAGTGCCTGCTGGCGCGTGGAGTTCGACTTACGGCGAAGCAACAACAGCAACGACGAATTTTTTCGCCACGAACAATAACGCCGCTTCGATCACTGGCTTGATCGTCGTCCCCGGCAGTGAGCTGCCGTCCGCATCGCGTTCGCCGTTCATCATGAGAAGGTTCGATCAGGAATTGCTCGACTGTCAGCGCTACTATCAAAAGAGTTACGCCTATACGCAAATTCCCGGCACCAATATCGGCGGCAGCATCCAGACTGGTCTTGGCGTGCAGACCGCCAACGGCACTTCAAATCCATGGCTCGGATCGAGCTTTCTTCTGCCGGTGAGAATGCGAACTACACCGACCATGACGGTGTATGATTTGGCGGGAGCGCCGGGCAAGATTTCAGGCCGCGTTTCGAACGCGTGGGTGAGCGGGCAAACACCATCTGCTGGCCCGATCAATGAATGTTCGCTTTCTGTTACGGCTGGCAACGTCGCCAATATTGACGCCATCGCGTATCACTTCGTTGCGGATGCGAGGCTCTAGATGGGCATGAACTTCCCAAGCGCGCCGCTGGTAGGTGATACCTATCCGACGCCGCCAGTCGCAGGCTCGCCCGCCTACAAGTGGGACGGCAACGCGTGGCAACCGTTAGGTGCCGTGCCCAGCAACAAGGTGCCGGTGTACACGGACGGCTCCAGCCCGATGGCAGCGCAGCTCAGGTTGGTCGCGCCGCCAATAGCGGCCAACGATGCAGCGGCGAAGTCTTACGTTGACGGCGCGGTGCGCTGGGATAGCGCGCAGGCTTTGACGCTGGTGCAAAAACTCCAAGCGCGCCAGAACGTGGCCGCAGCACCGTTCGATCCGATGGCCTATTTGGGTTTGCAGGTCAACGGTTCGTGCGAGCAAAGTCAAGAGCGCGGCAACACCGCGTTCACCATGGCCGCTGGCGTGTGGCAATATATTCAAGATGGCTGGGAAGCCTTCTTTAGCACCGCTGGTTCGCTACGTTGCAGCGGCTTTCCGGCCTACACTGGTAGTCTGCCGCAGGGCTACATATCGAGTGTCCTGCTTCAAGCGCAGACTGGTCAAGCCTCGCCGGTCACGGCTGATCGCGCGATGCTCGGTCATCCTGTCGAAGCTCTTCGTTGGGCCAAGCTGGCTTGGGGCACGCCCCAAGCTCAGCCGGTTACGGTGGCGTTCTGGCTTAACACACAATATGCGGGCAACTTCGGCGTTGGCATCCAGAACTACACCAATCCACGAAGCTGCGTCGTGGATGTGCCTGTTGTGGCCGGATGGAATTATTGTGTAGCGACATTCCCGGCCGATACTGGCGGCAGTTGGTCTGGTGTCAATCCGGTGATTGCCTTCTGCCCCATCGGTGGACCCAGCGTCATGACGGCGGCACCGGGGACATGGGTTAACGGTGCCAACAATTATGTGACGAGCAATTCTGGCAATTTTTTCCCTGCCAATGGCAGCACACTCTGCATCACCGGGCTGGGAATTTTTCCGGGCTCAGAAGCACCCAGCGCCGCACGCGCGCCGTTCGTGCAAAAGGATTTCCAGCAGACCTATCTGGAGTGCCAGCGCTATCTCTATCGCTGGTCTAGCACGGCATTCATCCGGCTGGGCCTTGCCTTTTGCGACACGGCGACCACCGCGCAAATGGTGTTGTCATTGCCTGTTCCGATGCGAGTAACGCCAACCACGACGATTGCCAATATCGGGGGCAGCGGTGGCACGAACCCATTCACCAGCGGTGCCGTGCAGGCGATTTACGCCAACATCGCACATCTTGCTTTTCAATCATCAGGCTTGACGCCCGGTCAAGTCATCCAAGTCTATGCGCCTGCGAGCACGAACGGACTTCTCCAACTCGATGCGAGGATGTGATGGCAGACTATCGGCTGACGACCGAGGATGAAAACGGCCCGGTGATCCGCGAGGCTGATCAAGCTAGCATTCCGGCTGATCCCGCCAACTGCGACTGGATCGCCTATCAGGAGTGGCTGAAAGCTGGCAACAAGCCTGATCCTTACGCGCCGCTGCCACAGTCATGATCGATGACGACAATGAGCGGGGCGAGCGAGTCCCGGAACACATCCTCGGCGTCCTGAACATCCAGCAGGATGCGCAGAAGCACAACGTCATGAGCCTGTGGGCGATCTACGATCTGCCGGTCGATGGACGGCATGTCGCGCGGCGGTTCGAGGCCAGCGACAAGGGCGCCGGGACCCCGACGCTGACCGAAGACAGTTTGCACGGGCAGCTTGAGTGGCTGCGCAGCACCCTGCGGCTCGCCGGACTGGTGTGCATCCAGCGTGAGA
This region of Bradyrhizobium sp. CCGUVB1N3 genomic DNA includes:
- a CDS encoding phage baseplate assembly protein, whose product is MPKPQEVAVLVVNGRKFEDWEFVMVRRNWGDSYAYFQFSAAERDPIFKKGGQFPDWQKLQFKPGDLCSVYLAGFLAITGFIEVRQVAYDANSHGVMLIGKSYTALGAKSSVDTKTGSFDNKNIVQVAQEVWAPYGAGVKVVGQVDMTPFDKLQNNTGEPVWDFCERIARDRCARLACDAFGNFLLIGEHTGNVVGGLVEGKNILSCQCIIDSTMVFETYDVRGSSQASDDHNMTDASEQQAVQNTSIKNVLYSKLITPIEESVKSQGEMKLRADFEQRIHDGQQIQATITVQGWLREGVALWQEGDHVHVYSPMAMLNEELAIQQVVFMQDDKRGSVTVLTCVNPAFLNAHPTYNVGPTNTSNAPSTPSSSSNSSTISV
- a CDS encoding phage baseplate assembly protein, which codes for MHRATPLNSSLRSYSAGGARGVVDQVDDSKFLQEMAGNFMHNESRKGCEAPQNYGFTSVVFDAEKDAQGKIKSAAEHFTSFMGGSRSFPIALMDDRRHRLFKLEKGDTAMFRGRGDKQQFHMTQDGGFWTAPQDKTVRMHLVQQDSESNATMDQGGQGSGSGGLGGGAGVAAFDASGGGSDSQQGGQQQQQKRGQEALYKDGKKSPLFVEVTKDKTRMGGNQCHLALADGNTYLHCHTDKQVYVGAEAGKASFDYLVTLSGPCVNSLGKIG
- a CDS encoding phage GP46 family protein, coding for MPAGYNVPDIRLVQNNVFPQYSVTVDWSLLPNGTLDDTQALATAVIVALGTNALAGPNDDLPDPDSTDRMGWWGDLDAQAIWGGWPIGSKLWLLRRSKITPAAARQGSTLVVVENYIRMAIQPFVDRKICSGFDVWVTRVDPQRIDALLRIYRGPLPEIELRYAVLWDAMVNR
- a CDS encoding baseplate J/gp47 family protein, giving the protein MPWSTPALRDVRSLVRDAVNASLPGADANVPNSVLRVLSDNQGALCHLTLQYIDWLALQLLPDTAETEWLDRHGQIWLVNSDGSTGRKMATLAQGTASFQGTTGGGLIPTGTLLQSALGIPPGSDSPNTVVSYELLDDVVVSTATASTGNIRCLDAGSFGNLPTGSVLSMPQTIAGASQFAEVLELNGGADPETDDQLRARILRRIRQPPMGGAAYDYEAWALAVPGVTRAWCAPLEMGIGTVTIRFMMDDLRASNGGFPLPADITAVKAYIDQMRPVAVKDVFVEAPIPYPINLRISYLDWDDGSTRASITQSLLHEFFVRASPGQLWYRSWSDEGIANGVGVNAYDLVASDTPMPAPGYMPVLGDITYG
- a CDS encoding YmfQ family protein translates to MSDRHIRRAGSDYRDAFLELLPNGQAWPKHSIDSVLWQACDGLCDYWGFVDGRAADLLETESDPRLTLELLPDWERNWGLPDECLKDPPTSLADRRAALLAKMTLLGAQSRQFMIEVAKAYGYDITITEYAPYMTGVSRVGDTRWYNEGDPDHYRWYLGPPEMRFFWTVHVNATKMTRFHVNSSQCGIDRLLKIWLADDLECILDKIKPAQTNIIYDYSPMDSLDFSQRYNTEYLALGIM
- a CDS encoding DUF4376 domain-containing protein, whose product is MQLLYSVNGVVVAVHDSALNVSSSSYGTDVRIIPYDQPLSTLERIGPEPEPPPAVPPDGRPTVMLRPDTRPYAEPPPTPDILKHFSGQVRWETATAGIMISGVPANTDRISQTLVSSLAQYAATIDRNDPIDFTQAGVAYRITAQDAIDMNTQIAALVQQCHTIEAQCLTDLNSGSPTILTYEDVEARFSGLRAKTLRFGKQ
- a CDS encoding tail fiber domain-containing protein; the encoded protein is MAEPLFDLAEGTPRITLATYAPSDTQLGVPQVGPMGPQGAQGVAGPSGPPGPPGGSGAQGLMGPPGEQGPVGATGPTGPKGDPGPQGVPGPPGGLGEAPTDGKSYGRMSAAWAQVLGISGGTLTGALILNADPTVALGAATKQYVDTHLTGGGSVRYDVAQSLTAAQQTQGRLNLGINQTTQLPANCDFNTIKNPGAYHTQDQNSANVPVGGRHWYLQVFVYYDATTGYTLQRVTYLDTAPAITFERIQAGGAWQAWRQVLYTDNGLPLTGGTITGALTVNGAFYENGGEFTSRTASGNQARLMAPGGNNSVLLRNDASNFYIMATNNGDPWGGWNALRPFSFDMSNGNVNLGHSVSVGGNLTVNNYLTVSGDCTHGGSIQISGGLTANSKINSGHSYSTKTGISGGYQSYGQNVSWDGTFVHMWIDNVDIALSGTRPSDPRLKREVQPLDGSGLGRVKELKPVSFRWKDVGIFKDDGKQHVGLMADNVQDVLPDAVVGSLRALTADGDIQPASIDAMPLVALLVKAVQELTAKVEALEAAR